The proteins below are encoded in one region of Microbispora sp. NBC_01189:
- a CDS encoding sulfite exporter TauE/SafE family protein, with protein sequence MDHEVALLLVAGVAVFAGAVVQGGVGFGLGLVAAPVITLLDPAVMPGAVQVVNLTMPLFTLAREWRRTEWRGAGFALLGRLPGSAVGALVIVYVGTATLGVLVGVMVLAAVVLTARAVAVPRNGATLTAAGFVSGVTGTATGIGGPPIALVYQSARGPEIRATLATFFCLSAAQSLGILGLLGRLPARALVAGAALVPFVLLGHAASGPLRRYLDGGRARAAVLAVAAVSACALLGQSLAR encoded by the coding sequence ATGGATCACGAGGTGGCGCTGCTGCTGGTCGCGGGCGTGGCCGTCTTCGCCGGGGCGGTCGTCCAGGGCGGGGTGGGGTTCGGGCTCGGCCTGGTGGCGGCTCCGGTGATCACCCTGCTCGACCCGGCGGTGATGCCCGGCGCGGTGCAGGTCGTCAACCTGACGATGCCGCTGTTCACGCTGGCCCGGGAGTGGCGGAGGACCGAGTGGCGGGGCGCGGGCTTCGCCCTCCTCGGCAGGCTGCCGGGAAGCGCCGTCGGGGCGCTGGTGATCGTCTACGTCGGCACGGCGACGCTGGGCGTGCTGGTCGGCGTCATGGTGCTGGCCGCGGTGGTGCTGACGGCCCGCGCCGTCGCGGTGCCCCGCAACGGCGCGACACTGACCGCCGCCGGGTTCGTGTCGGGCGTCACCGGTACGGCCACCGGGATCGGCGGGCCGCCGATCGCCCTCGTCTACCAGAGCGCCCGCGGCCCGGAGATCCGGGCGACGCTGGCGACGTTCTTCTGCCTGAGCGCCGCGCAGTCGCTCGGCATCCTCGGCCTTCTCGGCAGGCTGCCGGCCCGCGCGCTGGTCGCGGGGGCGGCTCTGGTGCCGTTCGTCCTGCTCGGCCACGCCGCGTCGGGACCGCTGCGCCGCTATCTCGACGGCGGAAGGGCGCGC
- a CDS encoding type II toxin-antitoxin system PemK/MazF family toxin, whose translation MRVRQGDIWWASLGEPIGREQGYDRPAVVVSNDIFNRLVRDPVLAVPLTTRFRDWDTHIEIAPEETGLPKTSWAMVEQLRALSPERLGTRIGVVPPDVMAEITDWVADML comes from the coding sequence ATGAGGGTTAGGCAAGGCGACATCTGGTGGGCCAGCCTCGGCGAGCCGATCGGCCGCGAGCAAGGATATGACCGGCCTGCCGTCGTCGTCAGCAACGACATCTTCAACAGGCTTGTACGAGACCCCGTGCTCGCCGTTCCGCTGACGACGCGATTCCGCGACTGGGACACGCATATCGAGATAGCGCCTGAGGAAACAGGGCTGCCGAAGACGAGCTGGGCGATGGTCGAGCAGCTACGCGCGCTCTCACCCGAACGACTCGGCACAAGAATCGGAGTCGTCCCGCCCGACGTGATGGCGGAGATCACCGACTGGGTCGCCGACATGTTGTAG